The nucleotide sequence TGAATTTTTCAAGGTTTTGAACAGTGGACGGATTCAGCATTTCCGTGATACTTTCCGTGCATTAGATGTACTTCTTTTAGACGACATACAGTTTTTTGAAAAGGTATTTGGACGTGGGGAAGGAACTGTGGAGGAGGAGTTTTTCCACACATTTAACAAATTGCAGGAGCTTGGAAAACAGATAATAATGATAAGCGACAAGTCGCCAAAGGAAATAAAAAATCTGTCAAAACGTCTGGAATCAAGATTTTTGTCAGGCTTAACGGTGGAAATCCAAAGGCCAGGTTATGAAACCCGTATGATGATTCTAAAAAATATGGCAAAGGCACAGGGAATCGAAATAGACGACAGCATTCTCGAATACATTTCGGACTTTCTTGACACGAACGTAAGAGAACTGGAGGGAACACTCACAAACTTGAATGCCCGTGCAAAACTTCTAAATGAACAGATAACAATGCAGCTGGTGCAGGAAATGCTTATGCACAACGTAAAACGTGAACAGTCTAAAGTAACAGCCAAAAAAGTAATCGAAATGATTTCCACGCAGTACGGTGTCAGTGTAACCGACATGAAATCCAAAAAGCGTCAGAAAAAGATAGTCGAAACAAGACAAATCGCAATGTATCTGCTAAAAAACAACGACGAACTGGATTTAAGCCTAACAGCAATAGGTGGACTTTTTGGTGGAAAAGATCACAGCACGGTTATAAGCAGTATCAGAAAAATTGATAAAAAAACGAAGGAAGATACAGTATTTAAAAAGGAAATTGACGCATTAAACAGAAAAATATTTGGAGCATAGAAGACTGTGGAAAATGTGGAAAGAATGTTGAAAATTTTGTGGAAAAAGAATAAAGATATTTAAAAAATTATCCACAGTTGAAAAAGTTTTCTACATAAATAATTTTTATAAAAAAATTTTAATAAAACAATTAAATTTTATTTAACAAAATAAATTAGAAAATTTTGATGTGGAAAAATAAAAATTAATTTCCACTATATGTTGAAAATTTATCCACAAAAATTGTGGAAAAAAACAATTAAAAATATTGCATTAAAATCAGTTTTGTGGAAAAATAAAATTTTATTGTGTAAAACTAAAATTAGAATATCCACAATTATAAACAAAGTTTCCCACATTTGTGGATAACATAAAAAATATTAATTTATAATTAAATAAAAATTGTAATAAAATAATAGAAATAAAAATAGATAAAATTTATCCACATAAGAAAAAATGAAATCCACAATGTGATGTGGAAAAAAGTAACTAAAAGAAATTACTAAAAAAGCGAAGAAATTATAATTGTGGAAAAAATGTGGAAATAGTTGTGGGAAAAGTTTTCCACGTAAAAATTGGATTTTCCACAATGAAATTAACCATTAGTTTGGTTAATGGTTGAGTGGAGTAACAGTGGGAATTTACAAAAAATATGAAAATAAATTACGGAGGGAAATTAATGAAAAATATAGATAATGAAATTGAAGAAGTTATAATAAATACTGAATTTATTAAATTGGATCAGCTTTTGAAGTGGGCAAATTTTACAGGTTCTGGAGTGGAAGCGAAAATGTTTATTCAGAATGGTGAAGTGAAGGTAAATGACGCTGTGGAAACTAGACGTGGGAAAAAAATTTATGATGGGGATGTTGTGGAGTTTGCTGGAGAAAAAGTTGTTGTAAGAGCAAAGCATTAAATAGTTTGATGATTTATCTAGTTTATTGGGACAGGAGGAAATTTGGGAACTTCTTTTATTTAGCGGATATTTAACTATTAATGAAAAAATTGGGGAAGACTATGAGGATGTGTATTCCTTGAGATTGCCTAATAGGGAGGTAAGGGAGTTTTTTAGGAAGAAATTTATTGATGTAAATTTTGGGGAAAGTAGTTACAGATAGTTATAGTGTGAAAGGGAAGAAATAGCGATGTATTTGGATCAGATTAGTTTTAATAACTTTCGGTGCCTTGTGGATGGGAAGTTGAAGTTTGATAGGTATTTTAATTTAATATACGGAAAGAATGGACAGGGGAAGACATCGCTTATTGAGGCTGTCCATTTTTTGGCTACGGGGAAAAGTTTTAGGACTAAGAAAGTGAAGGAGATACGCAAGTATAACTTGAACAGGCTGATTGTGTTTGGGAAGTACAGACATAAGGATTTGTCGGAAAATACTATTGCTATTGATGTGAATGAGGATAAGAAGGATTTTTATATTAACAGGGAAAAAAATAAATATATAAATTATGTGGGGCTACTTAACATTATTTCGTTTATTCCTGAGGATATTGAGCTGATTATTGGAAATCCTGGCATTAGAAGGAATTTTTTTAATTATGAGATTTCACAGGCGAAAAAGGAGTATTTACAGGCGATTGTGAATTTTGAGAAAATATTGAAGGTGCGAAATAAACTTATAAAGGAAAAAAAGACTGGAGAGGAAATTTATAAGATTTATAATGAAAAATTTATTGAGGAGGGGCTGAATATTGTTTTAAACCGGCGAGAATTTATAAAAAAAATATCAATTTTATTAAACTTGAATTATCGTAAATTATTTGATGAAAATTCAGAATTAAAATTGAAATATGACTGTTTTCTTGGGGATGTGGAAAAGAAGACTAGGGAGGAACTGAAGGAAAAATTTGAGATTTTGTGCAAAAGGAAAAGTGAGAGGGAAAAGTTTCTTGGATACAGCCTGCTTGGCCCTCAAAAAGATGACTTTGTCTTTGAGTTGAATGGAAAAAATGCAAAGGCGTATTCTTCACAAGGGGAGAAAAAATCTATAATATTCTCGCTAAAAATTTCAGAAATTGATATTTTAATAAAGGAAAAAAACGAGTATCCGATATTTATAATGGACGACATCGCCTCGTATTTTGATGAAGCGAGAAAAAAAAGTATTTTAAGTTATTTTGTAAATAAAAAAATCCAATGTTTTATAACTTCGACAGAGGATTTGGGAATAGAGGGGAAAAAATTTATTGTGGAAAAGGGGGAGATTATTAATGAGTAAAAAGGGGTTGAAAAATGGAAGGAATTAAGGATTTAAAGAATTTGGCACTGGAAGCGGTTGAGAAAAGAAGTTCGCTTTTGAAAAACGAAAAGTATATTTTGTGGAAAATCAAGAAAAATTGGAAGCAGATTGTGAGTGGGCCAATTGGTGAGAAAACTTATCCAAAAAGTCTATTTAATGGAAATCTTGTTGTGGTTATCAATGATGGCGTTATTTACCATACGACGATAATGTATGCGGAAAATATAAAGGAAAAAGTAAACACATTTTTGAATGGGAAATTTTTGGAAAGTATTGAATTTGCGAAGGTAAATTACAAAATAAAGCGTGATTTGCTGGACGAACTTATTGAAAATGAGGAAAATAGAGGGACAATTCGGGCTGGGGAAATTCCAAGAGGAAATGTTAGGGAAAAAAATAGAAATATTGATTCTGAAAGTAAAATTACGGAAAAAGTAAGGGATATTGTGCTTTTGCCTGAAGAAGTTGAGGAAATTCACGAGAATATTGATAAAATTGATAAAAAGTATGAAGATATTGCCAAAAAGCTGGAAAAAATTGCAATAAAACTGAAAAAGAGGGAAAAATATCTGAAAAATAATGGATATATTCAATGTGAAAACTGTAAAATTTTATTTTTGCAGGAAAACAAGGAGAAAATGTGTTTTGAGTGCAGAATGAATGAAAAAAATAGAAAATTTCAGAAAATGGCAGATTTAATAAGAAATAAACCGTATATTTCAGAAAAACAGGCAGTCCGAATGACAAATACCGACAAATCCACATATTATAAGGCAAGAGACATCTTGGCACAGCAGACTTACAACGATATGCTTTATTACTGCCTTGAAAAAAACAGGGAAATTTCTTTAAATGAAGATTATGAATTTGAAATTCGGAGTGAGTCAAGGGAAGATGTGGAAAGATTTATAAAAAATTATGTAGACTATAAGATTGGGAGCGACAATGAGGAGGTTTTTAAGATTGAGAGAAAGTGGGCTTTGAGAAGATTAAGAAAGGATATGAAATTTAGGCTTGAGAATAACAGGAGATATTGATTTTATACTATTTTTTATTTTGTTAAAAAATTACAATTATTTATCAAAATATGTTAAAATAATATAACTCGGATAAAAATAGTATTATTTAAAAAAACGGAACTTTAAAATTTTAATTTTGAAAGAAGGTAAAAAGGATATGAAGAAAATATTTTTAATGATTGGAATGTTATTGGGAATTAATGGGTTTGCAGAAAAAAATATTAATAAAAATAATGTGAAAATAAAGCAGTCTGTGATAGCTACGACGTATACTTATCCAGATGGGAAAAATCCATTTTGGAGCGATGTTTTGACGCTCGGGAAAGCTAAGGTTCCTTATGTGCTGATAAATCCAAATAATGGAGCAGGGAAAAAGGTGGAAGTGAATTATGCGGCTCAGATTAAGAAAAATAAGGAGGCTGGAATTAAGAATATTGCTTATATTCCGACAAATTATCAGAAGAGAAATATTAAGGAAGTAAAGGCTGAAGTTGACAAATATTTTGAATTTTATGGGGTGGATAGCATAAATGGGTTCTTTTTTGATGAAATTGCTACTGGTACTCCTCAGCAGGTAAGCTACATGAAGGAAGTTTTTGAATATGTAAAAAGCAAGTCAAAAAATAATCTTGTAATTGCCAATCCTGGAGCACCGATTACAGATGCAATTTCGCCGTATGCGGATATTTTTGTGACAAGTGAGGTAAGTGCAAATACATATATTAACAAATTTGAAAAGCCAAAATCCAATTTTGAAAATAATCAGTCAAATGCAAAACATATTTGGCATATTGTGCATAGTGCGACTCCTAAGGAATATGCTGAGATTGTAAGACTTTCTCGACAAAGAAATGCAGGATGGTTGATGATAACGGATGATATTATGCCAAATCCGTATGATAAGAAGCCGTCTAAATTTATAGAAATGGTAAATATGATTAATAATTAGTTTTGATATTATTTGATTTTACGATTGTTTAGTTTTTATCGGTTGATTTAAAAAAGTTAAAATATAGATGGAGAAAAGATGTATATAGAAGAATTATTGAAGGAAGCGGATAAATCAATGGAAAATTACAAGTACGATGATGCACTTGTATATTTAAAGTCAGTGCTTGAAATTGATGAGAATAATTATTCGGCACTGATGACACTTTCCAAACTTTATTCAGACTTTGGAATGTTTGAACAGGCGAAGGAATATGCGGAAAAATTGCAGAAAAAGTATCCTGATAGCAGGGATACGCTTTTTACGTTGGGATTTGTCTACCAGTCGCTTGGGAGATTGAAAAAGGCGATTTCGCTTTATAAAAAATTTCTGGAAATAGAAAAAAATTATTTTGTGTATCTTAATATGGGAATGTCCTATGCTTTGCTAAAGTATTATAGAAAGGCGATTGAAAACATTGACAAGGCGATTGAAATGGAGCCTGAAAGCTCAGAAGCATATGTGGAAAAAGGTGATTGCCTTACAATGATGGGCAAATATGATGAGGCAATTTGTGAATATACAAGACTTTTAAATGCAAAATTTAACGAGGTGGAGGAATTTTCACTTTATGCACGGATGGGCGACACAATGGCTTATTCAAACAATATAAAGGGAGTTGTGAAATATTATAATATCGCCATAAATTGTGATAATGTGGAAGATTATATATTTGAGGATTATTTTGAAATATTGTTCAGGGCAGAGGAGTTTGAGGAAATAAAACTTCTACTTTTAAATTATGAGAATGCGACGAACGAAAATAAAGGGCTTTCTAGAATAAAAATGCTGAATTTGCAGGGAAGGTTTTTTGTGAAAACGGAAGATTATGAAAATGCACAGAAGGTTTGTAATAAGATGATTATTTTAGAACCTGAAAATTCTCGTCATTACGTAAATTTGGCATACGTACTGGAATTGCAGAATAAATATGATGAAGCACTTGAATATGTTGACAAGATGGATAAATTTGTGGAAGACAAGGCATTTTTGAAGGAACTGAAAAAGAGATTGAGAAAAAATAAGAGAAAATTTGAAAAGGAAAATGAAAAAAGTTTAGAAAATAAAGAAAAGTAAAAAAATTAGAAATTATGAGGATTTTAAATGGAAGAAAAAAATTATGAAGTTAATAAGAAATATGATGAAAAAATATTGATAAATGTACTGAAAAATTTTGATAAAACTGGGGAATATGTTGTAGAGCCAGGAAGAAATGAAATAAAAAAGTTTGAGATAGATATAGAAAATAATTTGAAAAAAGGGAATGAAAAAGAGAAAAAAAATAATAACATTGAAAATACTGAAACAAAAAAAATGGTAAATGTAAAAAAATTTAAACAAAAAGATTTCATTACAAACTTTTTCTACAAGTTTAAAGGCTCAAAAGCAAAACGTTCTTATGAATATGCAAAAAAATTATTGGAATATAAAATAAAGACGCCAGAGCCAATCGCATATTTTGATGACTTTGTAAATGAAAATAATAAAAAAAACAGTTATTATATAAGCGAGGAATTAAAATATGATTTTACCTGCCGGGAAGTTTTCTGGCCTGAGGATATTGAGCGGGACAAGGCTGAGCAGGGAGAAAACTACAAGATAAGCGAAGAAACCGAAAGAATGCTTGCAAAAGTAGAAAAAAATCGTGAAAAAATCATAAGACAGTTTGCAAAATTTTCGTTTTACTTGCATGAAAGCGGTGTGGAATTTGAAGATTACTCACCAGGAAATGTACTGATTAAGGACAAAAGTGGGAATTATGAATTTTATCTGGTTGACTTAAATAGAATGAAATTCGGAGTGAAACTGAATTTGGATAAAAGGATGAAAAATGTTTCACGGATGATGGAAGATGAAAAAATAGCCAGAATTTTTGCAAACGAATATGCGAAGTACTGCAAACAGAGGGAAGATTTAGTTTTTAGATATTTGAGATATTATATTAGAAAGCATAAGAGATATGTGTATTTTAAGGATATTACTCGTCCAGTAAGGAATATTTTTAAAGAGAAAAAGTAAATTTGTTTAATAATTTTAAAATTTATTTAATACTAAACCCCGTTTGAAAATAAGAAGAAATTTTTATAATAGGGTTGTTCGATAGTTAATAATCATTCAGTTTATTTTCGTAGGATTGCTCATTGCCGCAAATCCTACAACCTATGGCTAGTCTACGACATTTTTCTGCACTGACAAAAAACTCGCTATGCTCAGACAGTTTTGCCAGCACAGAAAAATGCTCCGACGGATTAGTTTATACTAGGCTTTGTTTAAAAAATGAAAATTATATCTTAAAATTACTCGAAAACATTAGGTTTATAATCCTTTATTAGAAAAGTTTGTAATAAATTCGTTATTTAAATGGGGTTTATTATTAGTCAAACAATCTATTATAATTAAACTAAAATTGTCGTGATTTTTTTGGAATGAAATTGATTGTTTGAGCTTTTTCAGACTTTTTAAATTTTGATTAGTTTAAAGAGTTGACAATAACTTTTGTTAAAAAGCGAGTTTCAATTTTATTTCAAAAAAATGCTTAGACGAGCCGGGATTGTAAAGGGGATGGCGACTGATCCCCTTTACGTTTAAAAAAATAAAAGTATTGAGATAAACAAAAAAATAAATATTAATAAAAATAATCTTTGTCAATTTTAAATACAATTATTAAGATAAATATTTAGAGTTTAAATTAAATTTTTTGATAAGGTTATTAAATAAGAATATAAAAAAATAGATTAAATTGAAAGGGAAAATTTAAAAAATGAAAAATTATGACATAATTGTTGTTGGAGCGGGACATGCTGGGGTGGAAGCTGCACTTGCTGCAGCGAGACATGGACTGAAAACAGCATTGTTTATGATATATCTTGACAATATTGCGATGATGTCGTGCAATCCGTCGGTTGGAGGTCCGGGAAAAAGCCATCTGGTGTCAGAACTTGGAATGCTTGGCGGAGAAATGGCAAGACACATTGACAAATACAACTTGCAGTTAAAGAACTTGAATCATACAAAGGGGCTGGCTTCCCGAATTACAAGGGCTCAAGCCGATAAATACTGGTACAGGGTTAAAATGAGGGAAATTATTGAAAAGCAGGAAAATCTGGATTTGGTGCAGGGAATTGTTGTAGATTTGATTGTAGAAAATAAGAAAGTTATGGGAGTTGAAGACAATCTTGGGATAAAATATGGGGCAAAGGCTGTTGTTTTATGTACTGGAACTTTCTTAGGCGGAGAATATGTTATGGGGGATGTAAAATATTCGGCAGGACGGCAAGGAGAGCCTGCGAGCGTTGATTTACCTGATAGGCTTGTGGAATATGGCTTTG is from Leptotrichia trevisanii DSM 22070 and encodes:
- the yaaA gene encoding S4 domain-containing protein YaaA — protein: MKNIDNEIEEVIINTEFIKLDQLLKWANFTGSGVEAKMFIQNGEVKVNDAVETRRGKKIYDGDVVEFAGEKVVVRAKH
- the recF gene encoding DNA replication/repair protein RecF (All proteins in this family for which functions are known are DNA-binding proteins that assist the filamentation of RecA onto DNA for the initiation of recombination or recombinational repair.); this translates as MYLDQISFNNFRCLVDGKLKFDRYFNLIYGKNGQGKTSLIEAVHFLATGKSFRTKKVKEIRKYNLNRLIVFGKYRHKDLSENTIAIDVNEDKKDFYINREKNKYINYVGLLNIISFIPEDIELIIGNPGIRRNFFNYEISQAKKEYLQAIVNFEKILKVRNKLIKEKKTGEEIYKIYNEKFIEEGLNIVLNRREFIKKISILLNLNYRKLFDENSELKLKYDCFLGDVEKKTREELKEKFEILCKRKSEREKFLGYSLLGPQKDDFVFELNGKNAKAYSSQGEKKSIIFSLKISEIDILIKEKNEYPIFIMDDIASYFDEARKKSILSYFVNKKIQCFITSTEDLGIEGKKFIVEKGEIINE
- a CDS encoding spherulation-specific family 4 protein — its product is MKKIFLMIGMLLGINGFAEKNINKNNVKIKQSVIATTYTYPDGKNPFWSDVLTLGKAKVPYVLINPNNGAGKKVEVNYAAQIKKNKEAGIKNIAYIPTNYQKRNIKEVKAEVDKYFEFYGVDSINGFFFDEIATGTPQQVSYMKEVFEYVKSKSKNNLVIANPGAPITDAISPYADIFVTSEVSANTYINKFEKPKSNFENNQSNAKHIWHIVHSATPKEYAEIVRLSRQRNAGWLMITDDIMPNPYDKKPSKFIEMVNMINN
- a CDS encoding tetratricopeptide repeat protein, which gives rise to MYIEELLKEADKSMENYKYDDALVYLKSVLEIDENNYSALMTLSKLYSDFGMFEQAKEYAEKLQKKYPDSRDTLFTLGFVYQSLGRLKKAISLYKKFLEIEKNYFVYLNMGMSYALLKYYRKAIENIDKAIEMEPESSEAYVEKGDCLTMMGKYDEAICEYTRLLNAKFNEVEEFSLYARMGDTMAYSNNIKGVVKYYNIAINCDNVEDYIFEDYFEILFRAEEFEEIKLLLLNYENATNENKGLSRIKMLNLQGRFFVKTEDYENAQKVCNKMIILEPENSRHYVNLAYVLELQNKYDEALEYVDKMDKFVEDKAFLKELKKRLRKNKRKFEKENEKSLENKEK
- a CDS encoding DciA family protein, translating into MEGIKDLKNLALEAVEKRSSLLKNEKYILWKIKKNWKQIVSGPIGEKTYPKSLFNGNLVVVINDGVIYHTTIMYAENIKEKVNTFLNGKFLESIEFAKVNYKIKRDLLDELIENEENRGTIRAGEIPRGNVREKNRNIDSESKITEKVRDIVLLPEEVEEIHENIDKIDKKYEDIAKKLEKIAIKLKKREKYLKNNGYIQCENCKILFLQENKEKMCFECRMNEKNRKFQKMADLIRNKPYISEKQAVRMTNTDKSTYYKARDILAQQTYNDMLYYCLEKNREISLNEDYEFEIRSESREDVERFIKNYVDYKIGSDNEEVFKIERKWALRRLRKDMKFRLENNRRY
- the dnaA gene encoding chromosomal replication initiator protein DnaA, producing the protein MDVVKLWEKIKKIMRKRVNEAEFEAFFNNVEATKLEGGKLTLVCNSKLIQQNMEKHKSQMEDIVEIVTDEEVTINFEVKQQDVMTYKTETHSFAKDTKEKTQVFHTGLNPKHRLDNFVVGENSKLAYNACLAVVNNPTPVYNPLFIYGSSGLGKTHLMQAVGNAILENNPSKRVYYSTSEEFANEFFKVLNSGRIQHFRDTFRALDVLLLDDIQFFEKVFGRGEGTVEEEFFHTFNKLQELGKQIIMISDKSPKEIKNLSKRLESRFLSGLTVEIQRPGYETRMMILKNMAKAQGIEIDDSILEYISDFLDTNVRELEGTLTNLNARAKLLNEQITMQLVQEMLMHNVKREQSKVTAKKVIEMISTQYGVSVTDMKSKKRQKKIVETRQIAMYLLKNNDELDLSLTAIGGLFGGKDHSTVISSIRKIDKKTKEDTVFKKEIDALNRKIFGA